Genomic window (Streptomyces sp. NBC_01431):
CGCTGGCCGCCGTGCACCACGGCCCGCTGGGCCGGGCCGGCCGCCGGATCCGTCCCGCGCCACGAGCTCGTCGTCACCCACGCCTTGCGAAACCTGGGTTGAAACATCGCGGGGGCCCCGGCGCGTCAGTGGGGTGTAGGGCGGGGACGAGACACGGGCGGGGGTGAGCGGGGCCGTGAGGCAGCCGTGGCAGAGGTGGCAAGGGAGACCGGATGAACCCGAGCGGCCGGATGGGTTTCGCGGATCAGGCGGGTCGGGTGGGCCAGGCGCGGCGGGCAGGCCCGGGTTGTCCCGGGTCGAGGGCTACCTGGAGTTCGCGGCGGGCCGTGCCGACCAGCTCTTTCGGTCCGCCTGCCTGCTGACCAGCGGTGACACCCACCTCGCCGAGGACCTCGTACAGGAGACGCTGGGCCGGATGTACGCGCTGTGGGGGCGCGTCTCCAGGATCGACAACCCGGCGGGCTATGCGCAGACGGTGCTCGTACGGACCTTCCTCACCCACCGCCGACGCCGCTCGGCCACCGAACGGCCGCTGGGTGAACTCCCCGAGCGTGCGGCGGCCTGCGGCGACGATCCGGCCCTGCGCGTGGCCCTGCTCGACGCGCTCAGTCGGTTGTCGCCCAAGGACCGGGCGGTCGTCGTGCTCCGCTACTGGGAGGACCGCAGCATCGAGGAGACGGCGGACGCCATGAACGTCAGCTCGGCCGCCGTCCGCACCCGCTCGGTCCGCGCCCTCGCCAAACTCCGCGACCAACTCGGCGGATCCCTGGCCGAGTTCGTCACACATTGACCCCGGGGGCCCCTGGCCGAGTTCGCCACCCTTTGGCTCCGGCGGATCCTTGGCCGAGTTCGCTACCCATTGGCCCGGTCGCATCCTTGGCCGAG
Coding sequences:
- a CDS encoding SigE family RNA polymerase sigma factor is translated as MSRVEGYLEFAAGRADQLFRSACLLTSGDTHLAEDLVQETLGRMYALWGRVSRIDNPAGYAQTVLVRTFLTHRRRRSATERPLGELPERAAACGDDPALRVALLDALSRLSPKDRAVVVLRYWEDRSIEETADAMNVSSAAVRTRSVRALAKLRDQLGGSLAEFVTH